A genomic window from Glycine soja cultivar W05 chromosome 10, ASM419377v2, whole genome shotgun sequence includes:
- the LOC114371523 gene encoding uncharacterized protein LOC114371523, which yields MDPVKYIFEKPALTRRIARWQVLLLEFDIVYVTQKAIKGSTLADYLAQQPINDYQPMHLEFLDEDIMTLFEEEVEDEDRDKWIVWFDGASNALGHGVGVVLLTPDNQCIHFTARLGFDCTNNMAEYEACTLGIQAAIDFKVKLLKKLTEFFNDICFHHIPREENQMADALASLASMFQLTPHGDLPYIEFRCRGKPAHCCLIEEEQDGKSWYFDIKRYIKDKEYP from the exons atggacccagtcAAGTACATATTTGAAAAGCCCGCTCTCACCAGACGGATCGCTCGGTGGCAGGTTCTACTGTTAGAGTTTGACATTGTTTATGTCactcaaaaggcgataaagggaagcacCTTGGCAGATTACCTAGCTCAACAACCCATCAATGATTACCAACCTATGCATTTGGAGTTcctggatgaggacatcatgaccttgttcgaggaggaggtggaggaTGAAGATAGGGACAAATGGATAGTATGGTTCGATGGCGCGTCCAACGCACtaggccatggagtaggggtgGTTTTGCTTACCCCCGATAATCAATGCATACACTTCACGGCTAGATTGGGCTTTGACTGCACAAACAACATGGCCGAGTATGAGGCGTGCACCCTTGGGATCCAAGCAGCAATCGACTTCAAGGTCAAATTGCTCAAA AAACTGACCGAGTTCTTCAATGACATATGCTTCCACCACATTCCcagagaggaaaatcaaatggccgaTGCACTTGCCAGTCTagcatccatgttccagctaacccCGCATGGGGActtgccgtacatcgaattcagatgTCGCGGCAAACCTGCACATTGCTGCTTAATAGAAGAGGAACAAGATGGTAAATCGTGGTacttcgatatcaagcgatacatCAAAGACAAAGAGTACCCATAG